One part of the Humulus lupulus chromosome 9, drHumLupu1.1, whole genome shotgun sequence genome encodes these proteins:
- the LOC133799846 gene encoding lysine-rich arabinogalactan protein 18-like codes for MKVDEFINLTQNRSTVTKYAIKYDRLAKFAPDLVPTDAARKDRYLHLYCPHVCFYIAVMLAEDQFDLYSEPDTVAPASNKKGSRQPRGESSSNTPTKKAQTRDPPALVPSRETTPPPAPINQSSPLAPIDQTRPPAPANPTPPPPADQTPPDQI; via the exons atgaaggttgatgagtttatcaacctgactcagaaccgatcAACAGTGACAAAGTATGCTATAAAGtatgacagattggcgaagtttgcgccagacttagtgccgacggatgcAGCAAGAAaggatag GTATCTCCACCTATATTGCCCGCATGTTTGCTTCTATATTGCAGTCATGCTGGCTGAAGATCAATTCGACCTGTATAGTGAACCTGACACCGTTGCTCCTGCGAGCAACAAAAAGGGGAGTAGGCAACCTCGTGGAGAAAGCAGCAGCAACACTCCAACAAAAAAGGCTCAAACCAGGGATCCTCCAGCATTAGTTCCTTCTAGGGAAACAacacctcctccagctcccatcaACCAATCATCGCCACTAGCCCCCATCGACCAGACACGTCCTCCAGCACCTGCCAACCCAACTCCTCCACCTCCCGCTGACCAGACACCTCCTGATCAGATATGA